A stretch of DNA from Dokdonia sp. PRO95:
AGCTTAATTGAGCCTAGACTTTTTTGGTTATTTTTTTTGGCAATGAAAAAAAGTAACAATGGAGATTGAAAAGAACTAATAGTTGATTTTGATTACTATTAAAACTAGAAATCTCATCAGAGTAAGCAGATAAGAGTAAAAAAGTATTTGAGCTTTTTGCGAGAGCTAGATAATGTGATTTCTCCTTTCGTCGAAATGACAAAAGACTAGAGCAAAATGAAATCTCATTGGGTGAGTATAGCAGATCTCGTCATTTCGACAGAGCGCAGCGACGAGAAATCTCATCAGAGTAAACAGAGAAGAGTAAACAATATATTTTGAGCTTTTTACGTGAGCTTGATAATGAGATTTCTCCTTTGGTTGAAATGACAAAAGAATAAAACCAAAAAAAACCTTATTACAGTAAGTAGCTGTATATGAAATATGATTAAAAAAAATAAAGTTTTCATTCTTTTCCCAGATGGCGTAGGCCTACGCAACTTTGCTTTTACTAAGTTCAAAGAAGTAGGAGAGGCCCAAGGCTTTGACATCACTTACTGGAATAACACCATATTTTCGTTAGAAAAAGAATTAGGTTATAAAGAAGTGAAGATTGAGAACACAAGGATTCACCCTAAAACACCTACACTTAGTCACGCAAGAAAAAGGGTAGAACTTGCGCTTTCGCGAAAGCGTGAAAAAGATAATGTCTATCCTACCTATCGTTTTCCATTGCAGTGGAATAGTATTAAGAAAGCCTTAAAAAGTGCTTTTGTAAAGTATCACGAAACGTTTAGTGCCACACCAAAGGGATGGCAACGAATAATGAACCAAATGCAAGCTGCCGAACGATCTACTGTTCGCTACCAGGAGCTTAAAGCACAACTAGAAGAACACCGTCCAGATATTGTTTTTTGCACCACACAGCGCGCTACACAGGCCATTGCACCTATACTGGCTGCAAAAGATTTAGGAATCAAAACTGCTTGCTGGATATACAGTTGGGACAACCTACCTAAGGGAATGACCACTATAGAGACAGATTACTATTTTGTATGGTCTGAGTTGATGAAGGAGCAGCTCTTACAGTATTACCCAAAAACGAGAGAAGAGCAGATATTTGTAACAGGTACACCACAATTTGAACCACATTACGATAGTAGTATTTTGCTTTCGCGAAAGCAATTTTGTCTAGAGCATAACCTTAGTGAAGAGACACGATATATTTGTTTTTCTGGGGATGATCAAACCACGTCACCACTGGATCAATATTATCTAGAAGACACGGCAATTGCTGTGCGCAAGTTGAGAGAAGAAGGCGAAGATGTAGCTATTGTATATAGAAAAGTGCCTATTGACTTTTCTGGTAGATATGATGAGGTTTTGGCTAACTATAGTGATGTCATAACACCTATAGATCCTTTGTGGAAACCTATGGGGAGTCAATGGAATCAGGTAATGCCTACTAAAGAAGATTTTGCTTTATTAGTAAATACTTGTCATCACTGTGAGCTTGTGGTAAATATATGCTCAAGTATGGTGTTTGACTTTGTGGCGCACGATAAGCCTACTATTTACCCCAATTATGAGCAGCCACAACTTAAAAAAGGAATACGTGATATAGGACAGAACTATAAATACGTACATTTCCGATCTATGCCAGATTATAATACAAGCGTTACTTGGGCAATGAATAAAGAAGAAATTTACGATGGAATTAAAGGCTTACTTAATGGTAGTCTTAATCCTGTGCCTGTTACAAAAAATTGGTTTGGGATTGTAAATAAACCAGAACAGCCAGAGAAGGCAAGTGAACGTATTTGGGAAGGTATACATCAAATCTTAGAGTAAATGCATATAGCCTATTTAACACCCGAGTACCCTCACCTTAAGCTAGGTAATTCTGGTGGAATGGGAACAAGCATAAAAAATCTTGTAACGGCTATCGTTGCTGAAGGACATCAAGTAAGCCTCTTTGTTTATGGTCAAAAAATAGATGAAGTTTTTAGCGAAGGTGGAGTGACATTTCATATCATTAAACAAAAGAGATATGGCTATGGAGGCTTTTTTCTATACCGAAAACATATAAGTCGCTATCTAAACAAGTACTCAGATAATATAGACATCATAGAAGCTCCTGATTGGACAGGAATCACGGCGTTTATGAAGCTTAAGAAACCGTTAGTGATACGTTTTCACGGAAGTGACACCTATTTCTGTCATATTGAGGGACGCTTACAGAAGAAGAAAAATGCTTATTTTGAAAAACAAGCAGTCAAAAAAGCAATTGGTTTTATAGCACCAACCACTTTCGCAGGAGAAGAGAGCATGAGGCTTTTTAATTTGCCATTATCAAAACTGAAAGTAATACACTATGGTCTTGAATTAGCTCAATTTAATAATGACAATCCTGATGATTTTTCTTCTAAGCGACTTTTAAATATAGGTACTCTTATTAGAAAAAAAGGAGTATTTCAATTGGTAGAGATGTTTAATAAAATTATAGTTAATCATCCTGATGCAACGCTCTATTTTATAGGGGCGGATAGTAATGATGTGAAGACGGGTAAAGATTCTACATGGGAACTTATGCAAGAATTAATGTCTCCAGCTTCCAAAAAAGCAATTACATACCTAGGTAAAATACCTTATAGTCAAGTTAAAAATGAAATAGAAAAAGCACATGTTTGTGTGTTTCCATCTTTAGCAGAAACACTGGGCATGGTTACCATAGAATCCATGGCGCTACAAAAGGCAGTTGTAAATACAGATATAGGATGGGCACAAGATCTTATTGAGCACGGCAAAGATGGATTTATGCATCATCCAGATGATGTAGAGGCTTTTGTAAATACGATACAAACGTTATTTCAAGATGCTCATTTAACACAAAAGATTAGCCTAAACGCGAGACAGTCTGTCGCTCAAAAATTCGATATAAGTAAATTAGTACACAAGAATATTGCGTACTATAAAAACGTAATTGCTTCATGATTTTTGTTGAATACGATAACGCTAAAATCACTAGCAGCCTTTGTTGTGGAGAGGAGGTGGTAACAGGATTGTACAGCATAGCAAATATGCATCCTGAGGATGGAATCATAATTCATAGAAAGGGGTGTGATACAGCCGAGTTTGAGGAAGTTATAAATACATATTATTCTGAGGCATTGCTTGTTTCTAATTCTAATACATTTAATGAAGATTTACAATATGTCGAGGACAGGCCTTTTCTAAGTATAAACACTACTGTTTATTATCCAACGTGGGCAAAAGGGACTAGACTTGTTTATATACATTCTTCATTGATCAATCAAGTTCAAGGTCAAGTAACACAAGATTGTGGTTTGCTATATTGGATAAATTCAGTAAGTAAACTTACTAGAGGACCAGGAGTTTTAAGTTATCAAGCTCCCGTTGCACCTATTTTAGAGAAATTGCATATTACAGATGTATATCGTTTTGTCGCAGAGCATTATAAAAAAAGATGGACTTTTTTATTATTAATTAATCATATTTTCTATGAAAAGCGATTTCCTCTGTACGCTTTCGCGAAAGCGCAATTTTATAAACAAAGGCATCCACAATTAGATATAGCCTCACTTCAAAAAAGTCACTCAAGTTCTGAGTATGAATTGATAGCTTATGATGTTGTGATTCCGACGATCGGTAGACCGAGTTATTTGCATGACGTTTTAAAAGATCTGAATAGCCAAAAATTAACACCAGTTAACGTTATTATAATTGAGCAAGACGGGGATGAAAGCGCTCAGTCTCAATTGTCTGAAATTTTAGAGAATGATTGGAATTTTAATATAATACATGAGTTTACCCAGATAACTGGGGCTTGCCGTTCAAGAAATCGGGGTGTTCTTTTAAGTACAGCTCCGTGGTTATTGTTTTTTGATGATGATGTTAGTATTGAGAGTGATTTTATAGCTCGAGCAGTACAATTTATAAATACTACAAAAGCGAAATGTATCACTTTTGCTTGTTTGCAAAAGGGAGAAAAGGAGTTGCAATTAACTTACAAACAATGGGAATCTTTTGGCTCTGGCTGTTCATTAGTGCATAGAGATATTTTTAGTAAGTGTTCTTTTGATATGGCTTTGGAGCATGGTTATGGAGAGGATATGGATTATGGAATGCAAATACGTAATCTAGGGGAAGACATTATATATGCTCCCCAAATACAAATACTGCATCTCAAGGCTCCTGTGGGAGGTTTTAGAAAGCCTCACGTATTTCCTTGGCATAATGAGAATGTCCAGCCTAAACCTTCTCCGCAAATCATGTATTTTAGAAAAAAGAATTTTACTAAAAAACAACTTCAAGGTTATAAAATAATCCAATTTTTTAAAAGTTTTGGCTTCTTCAGAACTAAGAATCCTTTTAAGCATTTTATGAGATTTAGAAAAGCTTGGGAGCAAAGCGAGTTATGGGCTTCAAAATTATTAGAATTGAATAAATAAGTTTAATCTTGTTTTTAATAGTGCAAGTGTTTTGCATGAAACTAATTAAAAACAGAGTGTCTGCCAAAACAAGTAAAAATTAAGAAATGGCAAATAGGCCTAAAATCATAAGTTTTTTAATAACGCATTACAATAGGCCTAAAGACTTGCTTAAATGTCTTGAGGCCATGCGTTTACTTGAACTAGATGACTACGAGATTGTCGTGAGTGATGATGCAAGTAGTCAAGAAGTTTTAAATACGATAAGAGCGTATCCTATAGACACATTGGTAGAAACATCCATAAACGAAGGATTAGCTTCAAATATAAATCGAGGTCTTAAGGCATGTAAGGGTAGTTATGTAATATATTGTCAAGAAGACTTTTTAATCACAGCTGGCTTTAAAGATATATTGCCTAGCTTACTAAGCAATATTGATAATGGAACTGCCGACATGGTAAGACTCACGGCATATTTCCGTTTTAATAAACTATATAAAATTGATGATGACGTCTCTCTAATTCCCAGATTCTCATTTTCGAATTTTTTTCAGAATTATTATAGATATAGTGATCATCCCTATATTGTAAAACGTTCTTTTTATGATACTTATGGTTATTATTTAAACAATACTTCTGGTGGATATGGAGAGTCAGAATATGGAGTCCGCTTATCTAGATCTTCAGTAAAGATTGCTATTACAAATGTCTTTTATGCAAAAGGAATATTAGAAAGTAATTCTGTAATGATGTTAGAGAAAGGTAGGGTAGATGTTTCAAAAAAATACAACAAGAAACTAGTAAAATTACTGAGAGCCTTCAGGTTATATCTTGAATGGATACTATATAAGAAGGAAAAGAGAGGGTTAGTAACTTATAAAAATGAAAGGAACACCTAGTTTTCTGCATATGATCAAATTATACACAGACAGCTCACTTGTTATACCTGAAAATAGAGGAGAGGTACATCCGCTCATTTTTGACTTGCATTATTTTGAAAAAACGCATCAGGATGTAACGTCGCACTACTCGCTAGTAACAAATCCAGAAATAGCAGATGTATTTCTATTTCCTATTAATTACAATAGCATTCAAAATAAAGGGTATCAATCACACTACAAGGCCTTGTATAATTTAGCCAAAAAAAATGATAAAAAATTAATGGTTTATACAGGTGGAGACTATGGTAAAACTTTTAATGACGATACTATCATTGTATGGCGAAATGCTGGCTTTAAAAAATCTAACGATACGCATACCATAATTATTCCCGCATTTATAGATGATCCTTTGCAAAGAAAAGGAATGAACCATGAAGCTATAGCATATGCAGCGAGACCTCAAATTTCTTTTACTGGATTTGCCACAGCGAGTTTAAAAGAAGTACTAAGAGCCACAACAGCTACATTAAAAGCTAATTTGTATAGATTTTGTAATAGAGATCAATCAGATAAGCAAGTGTTATTTAATGCGGCGAGAGAGCGATTTAAATATCTGAAACAATTAGAGCAATCTGAGTCTATAGAAACAGATTTTATTTACCGTTCTAAATATAGAGCGGGCGTAAAAACGGAACAAGAGAGGGCACGCACAACAGATGAATTTTACATGAACATGAGTAAGTCGCCCTACACATTTTGTTTACGCGGTGCAGGTAATTTTTCTGTAAGGTTTTATGAATCTCTGGCGTCTGGTCGTATTCCTGTGTTAATAGACACAGATTGTCAATTGCCACTGGAACATGTAATTAATTGGCATGAACATGCGTGTATCGTGCATGATGACGAAAACCTTTTAAAGGCTTTGGACACTTTTCATAAAAAATACAATCAGGATTCTTTTATCAAGTTACAAGAATCTAATCGTAATTTGTACCAAAACTTTCTAGTACGAGATCGTTTTTTTTGCAGCCTATATAATCATCTTAAATCAATACTTTAAATTGAAATTTTCTCTAATCATTTGTACGTACATGCGTCCTGAGCCACTTGCTACCTTGCTAGCATCAGTGGTAGAGCAGACTATGTATCCCGACGAAATATTAATAATCGATGGAAGTACAGATGATGAGACGGGTGCTCGCTTTCGCGAAAGCGAAATAGAAAATCTCATATATCACAAGGTGCCTGAAGCCTCAAGAGGACTCACAAAACAACGGAATTACGGAATAAATCGTGTAGACCCATCTATGGATATTGTGTGCTTTCTAGATGATGATACGATATTAAGAGATACCTATTTTGAACGAATTCTCGATGTTTATAAAAAATATCCTGAAGCTTTGGGCGTAGGTGGGCATATAGATAATGAGGTGATTTGGGAACAAGTTAATAATGAAAACCCTAGCGATATAAACCATTTTTATTATGATGGTTATAGAAGAACGGAAGGTGCTCGTTTTAAACTTAGAAGGCGTTTAGGCTTAGATGCGGATACGGTTCCTGGAGTTTTGCCTAAATTTGGTCACGGTCGATCTACAGGATTTTTACCTCCTTCCGGAAAAATTTACGAAGTAAAGCAGTTAATGGGTGGAGTCTCAAGTTTTCTGCTTAGTGTATTACAAACAAATAAATTTTCAGAGTATTTTGAAGGATATGGTCTTTATGAGGATGCCGACTATACATTTAGAATTTCAAAATTAGGGAAGTTGTATGTCCACACAGGCGCAAATTTAGGGCACTATCATGCAGCTTCAGGCAGACCTAATCGATTTCAGTATGGTAAAATGGTAACACGTAATGGCTGGTATGTATGGAGGGTGATGCATCCTAATCCTGGATTTAAGAATGTTATTAAATGGTACATGATTAGTACTTTACTTTCTAAAATACGTTTAATAAACGTAATTACTAATTCAGAAAGAAAAGAAGCGTTTACCGAATACTTAGGGCGCACAGTTGGCTTACTAAGCCTTTTTATTAATAAACCTAAATAAAGGGCTGTGCAAGACAATAAAGAAACAATCATAATAGCGACATCCTTGCCTTTTGGTACAATTACGAGTTATTTTCATCATCTAGCAAAGGCCTTTGTTAAAGAAGGATATCGAGTGGTTGTGGTAATAGATAATAATCCAAGTACGCTTCCTAAAGATGAGGTAAACTTGTTTTTTAGGAAATGGCCAAATCATAGACCTACAAAATGGAAGGATTTCACCTTCTTTGTACAATTGCTAAGAGAGTTTAAGCCACTGATGTGTTTATCTAATTTCGGATCCACTAACATTGTTTCAGTAGCGAGTTATTTCAAGGGTGTTCCACATAGATGGAATTTTGTACATACACTAGGTGGGCAGATACGCATAGACAGTGGAAAAAAAGCAAGCTTCAAAAGCAACTTGCTAGATATAAGAAAACGAATCGTTTATCGATTAAATACTCATCTGATTGCAAACTCCCAAGGAACAAGAAATGATGTTATAAAGCGTTTTAATGTAAAAGGTAGTAAAGTATTTGTACATACCTTTTTGATACCTGAGACACAACTATCTTTACAAACGCTAAAGGAACGAAGTAATACGTTATCTATAGTAGGGCGGTTAGCAAAATCAAAGGGACATTTTGAGCTCTTATCACAGTTTAAAGTGTTACTTGCTAAATATCCAGAAATCACACTGAATATCGTGGGTAATGGTAATGAGAGTAAATATCTTGAGAAAGAGGTGGCAAGGTTAGAAATTAAAAATAACGTTATATTCTCTGGAAATAAATCTAATGACCAGATAGGTAGTGTTTATACAAATAGCGTAGCACATATATCAGCAAGCCATGAGGAGGCCTTTGGAATGGTTACTATTGAAGCACTGCGAGAAGGCACACCTGTCATATGCACAAAAACAAGCGGGAGTTTAGATATTCTTGAACCGGGTATTAATGGCGAATTCTTTGAGCATTCTAATCAAAATAGTTTGCTAGAAGCATTTGATAAAGTGATAGCTCACTGGAAAATATATTCTAAAGGCGCTATTCGAACTTTTGAGAATACATATAGCTTAAAGAGTATGCCTTCTCATATTAAGATATTAATTAACAAGCTAAACAATAATTAGTGAAGCTACTTGTAATTACAGACGCGCATCTCATTACCCAAAATGGACAAAAAGTAGCCTATGCTCCTTATGTGAAAGAAATGAACCTATGGATGTCACAAGTAGATCATACTACCTTCATTTGTCCCAATAAAATAAGAGGCCCTTTACTTGGGTTGCCATTTGAAATTCAAGATTTTAAGCAGATAGCCCTGCGCAGGTTAGAATTTCACACACTTATTTCGGCATTAATCTCGTTTCTTACCATTCCATATCAAGCCATAGTGCTATGGAATGCTATGCGCAAGGCAGATCATATTCATCTAAGATGTCCAGGTAATCTTGCTCTACTTGCATGTTTGATTCAAATTACGCTTCCGCGAAAGCGTAAAACGGCTAAGTATGCTGGGAATTGGGATCCTGAATCTAAGCAACCCCTAGCTTATAATATGCAGAAGTGGATACTTTCTAATACCGTATTGACTAAGAATATGCAAGTGCTGGTTTATGGCAAATGGAAGAGCCAAACTAAAAATATTAAACCCTTTTTTACGGCAAGTTATTACAACAATGACAAGGAGCCCATCATAGATCGAAATTTTAAGCAACCTCTGAAAGCCATGTATGTGGGCACTATGGGAGCAAATAAAAGACCTTTAGAAACTGTACAGCTTATAAAATTTTTACGTAGCTCTGGATTAGATATTACCCTTGAGATGTACGGTGATGGACCAGTGGTAGAAGACATCAAGTGGTATCGAAAAGAAAATGGGATTTTAGATCAAATCGTCATACGAGGAAACCAACCTGGGCATGTAGTAAAAGAAGCTTATAAAAATGCAGATCTTCTCATATTATTATCTAAAAGTGAAGGATGGCCTAAGGTTGTCGCAGAGGCAATGTTTTGGGGTGCAGTGCCAATAGTCTCGAGTGTATCATGTGTGCCTTGGATGATTGGAAACGATAAGAGAGGGATACTTATACATGATCCAGAACATATAGATGCTGAATATTTAAGAAAACAGCTAACTAACAAAGAAGCTCTTGTACAAATGAGTAAAGAGGCCGCAGAGTGGTCCAGACAATACACAATGGATACCTTTGCTCAAGAAATCAAAAAGCTATTGCAATGAAAGTGCTCCAACTTATAGATACATTGGATGCTGGTGGGGCAGAGCGGATGGCTGTAAATATTGCTAATGCAATTAGTGAAGAGGGAATAACCTCTTATCTGTGTGCAACCCGACGAGGAGGTAGCTTAGAAAGAGAATTATCTTCTCAAGTAAGTTTTTTAATGCTTGGAAAGAAAAGGAAGCTAGATCTAGTCGCTTTTCGCCGATTTTTAAAATGGGTCAAGAAAGAGCAGATTACTATCATCCACGCGCACTCCACATCACTAATGCTAGCGGTACTGGCCAAAATTAATAATCCTAACTTGAAGATTGTCTGGCATGATCATTATGGGATGAGTGATGCGCTTGAATATAGAGAACGCAAAATGCTTAAATTGCTTGCTAGATATATTGATGTGACAATAGCGGTTAATGAGAAGCTTAGGACATGGTCTAGGGAAGTATTAGGTATCAAGCAAACTTATTTTTTACAGAACTTTGCATCACTTTCTGGAGATGCACTCAACGTTACTACGCTCAAAGGAGAAGAAGGGAAGCGTGTTATTTGCTTAGCAAACTTACGACCACAAAAAAATCATATAGAGCTCATTAAAGCTTTTTCAAAAACACAAGACAGTTTTCCAGAGTGGACATTACATCTTGTAGGGAAGTCTTTTGAAGATGATTGTTATGACCAAATAATCACCGTTATTAGAGAGCATGAGCTTACAGATAAGGTATATCTCTACGATAGTTGTAATGATATAGCGCATATTTTAGAACAGAGCACTATAGGTGTACTTGCTTCTAT
This window harbors:
- a CDS encoding glycosyltransferase family 4 protein, yielding MHIAYLTPEYPHLKLGNSGGMGTSIKNLVTAIVAEGHQVSLFVYGQKIDEVFSEGGVTFHIIKQKRYGYGGFFLYRKHISRYLNKYSDNIDIIEAPDWTGITAFMKLKKPLVIRFHGSDTYFCHIEGRLQKKKNAYFEKQAVKKAIGFIAPTTFAGEESMRLFNLPLSKLKVIHYGLELAQFNNDNPDDFSSKRLLNIGTLIRKKGVFQLVEMFNKIIVNHPDATLYFIGADSNDVKTGKDSTWELMQELMSPASKKAITYLGKIPYSQVKNEIEKAHVCVFPSLAETLGMVTIESMALQKAVVNTDIGWAQDLIEHGKDGFMHHPDDVEAFVNTIQTLFQDAHLTQKISLNARQSVAQKFDISKLVHKNIAYYKNVIAS
- a CDS encoding glycosyltransferase family A protein, with the translated sequence MIFVEYDNAKITSSLCCGEEVVTGLYSIANMHPEDGIIIHRKGCDTAEFEEVINTYYSEALLVSNSNTFNEDLQYVEDRPFLSINTTVYYPTWAKGTRLVYIHSSLINQVQGQVTQDCGLLYWINSVSKLTRGPGVLSYQAPVAPILEKLHITDVYRFVAEHYKKRWTFLLLINHIFYEKRFPLYAFAKAQFYKQRHPQLDIASLQKSHSSSEYELIAYDVVIPTIGRPSYLHDVLKDLNSQKLTPVNVIIIEQDGDESAQSQLSEILENDWNFNIIHEFTQITGACRSRNRGVLLSTAPWLLFFDDDVSIESDFIARAVQFINTTKAKCITFACLQKGEKELQLTYKQWESFGSGCSLVHRDIFSKCSFDMALEHGYGEDMDYGMQIRNLGEDIIYAPQIQILHLKAPVGGFRKPHVFPWHNENVQPKPSPQIMYFRKKNFTKKQLQGYKIIQFFKSFGFFRTKNPFKHFMRFRKAWEQSELWASKLLELNK
- a CDS encoding glycosyltransferase: MKLLVITDAHLITQNGQKVAYAPYVKEMNLWMSQVDHTTFICPNKIRGPLLGLPFEIQDFKQIALRRLEFHTLISALISFLTIPYQAIVLWNAMRKADHIHLRCPGNLALLACLIQITLPRKRKTAKYAGNWDPESKQPLAYNMQKWILSNTVLTKNMQVLVYGKWKSQTKNIKPFFTASYYNNDKEPIIDRNFKQPLKAMYVGTMGANKRPLETVQLIKFLRSSGLDITLEMYGDGPVVEDIKWYRKENGILDQIVIRGNQPGHVVKEAYKNADLLILLSKSEGWPKVVAEAMFWGAVPIVSSVSCVPWMIGNDKRGILIHDPEHIDAEYLRKQLTNKEALVQMSKEAAEWSRQYTMDTFAQEIKKLLQ
- a CDS encoding glycosyltransferase, with the translated sequence MQDNKETIIIATSLPFGTITSYFHHLAKAFVKEGYRVVVVIDNNPSTLPKDEVNLFFRKWPNHRPTKWKDFTFFVQLLREFKPLMCLSNFGSTNIVSVASYFKGVPHRWNFVHTLGGQIRIDSGKKASFKSNLLDIRKRIVYRLNTHLIANSQGTRNDVIKRFNVKGSKVFVHTFLIPETQLSLQTLKERSNTLSIVGRLAKSKGHFELLSQFKVLLAKYPEITLNIVGNGNESKYLEKEVARLEIKNNVIFSGNKSNDQIGSVYTNSVAHISASHEEAFGMVTIEALREGTPVICTKTSGSLDILEPGINGEFFEHSNQNSLLEAFDKVIAHWKIYSKGAIRTFENTYSLKSMPSHIKILINKLNNN
- a CDS encoding glycosyltransferase, which translates into the protein MKVLQLIDTLDAGGAERMAVNIANAISEEGITSYLCATRRGGSLERELSSQVSFLMLGKKRKLDLVAFRRFLKWVKKEQITIIHAHSTSLMLAVLAKINNPNLKIVWHDHYGMSDALEYRERKMLKLLARYIDVTIAVNEKLRTWSREVLGIKQTYFLQNFASLSGDALNVTTLKGEEGKRVICLANLRPQKNHIELIKAFSKTQDSFPEWTLHLVGKSFEDDCYDQIITVIREHELTDKVYLYDSCNDIAHILEQSTIGVLASISEGLPVSLLEYGNSSLPVIVTNVGQCAAVVGNDGIVINNVREELSKELVKLFHCDKKERDQMGLRFRESILKNYSKKAFTGKMLPIYKGLIS
- a CDS encoding exostosin family protein, coding for MIKLYTDSSLVIPENRGEVHPLIFDLHYFEKTHQDVTSHYSLVTNPEIADVFLFPINYNSIQNKGYQSHYKALYNLAKKNDKKLMVYTGGDYGKTFNDDTIIVWRNAGFKKSNDTHTIIIPAFIDDPLQRKGMNHEAIAYAARPQISFTGFATASLKEVLRATTATLKANLYRFCNRDQSDKQVLFNAARERFKYLKQLEQSESIETDFIYRSKYRAGVKTEQERARTTDEFYMNMSKSPYTFCLRGAGNFSVRFYESLASGRIPVLIDTDCQLPLEHVINWHEHACIVHDDENLLKALDTFHKKYNQDSFIKLQESNRNLYQNFLVRDRFFCSLYNHLKSIL
- a CDS encoding glycosyltransferase family 2 protein, translated to MANRPKIISFLITHYNRPKDLLKCLEAMRLLELDDYEIVVSDDASSQEVLNTIRAYPIDTLVETSINEGLASNINRGLKACKGSYVIYCQEDFLITAGFKDILPSLLSNIDNGTADMVRLTAYFRFNKLYKIDDDVSLIPRFSFSNFFQNYYRYSDHPYIVKRSFYDTYGYYLNNTSGGYGESEYGVRLSRSSVKIAITNVFYAKGILESNSVMMLEKGRVDVSKKYNKKLVKLLRAFRLYLEWILYKKEKRGLVTYKNERNT
- a CDS encoding UDP-glycosyltransferase translates to MIKKNKVFILFPDGVGLRNFAFTKFKEVGEAQGFDITYWNNTIFSLEKELGYKEVKIENTRIHPKTPTLSHARKRVELALSRKREKDNVYPTYRFPLQWNSIKKALKSAFVKYHETFSATPKGWQRIMNQMQAAERSTVRYQELKAQLEEHRPDIVFCTTQRATQAIAPILAAKDLGIKTACWIYSWDNLPKGMTTIETDYYFVWSELMKEQLLQYYPKTREEQIFVTGTPQFEPHYDSSILLSRKQFCLEHNLSEETRYICFSGDDQTTSPLDQYYLEDTAIAVRKLREEGEDVAIVYRKVPIDFSGRYDEVLANYSDVITPIDPLWKPMGSQWNQVMPTKEDFALLVNTCHHCELVVNICSSMVFDFVAHDKPTIYPNYEQPQLKKGIRDIGQNYKYVHFRSMPDYNTSVTWAMNKEEIYDGIKGLLNGSLNPVPVTKNWFGIVNKPEQPEKASERIWEGIHQILE
- a CDS encoding glycosyltransferase family A protein, with protein sequence MKFSLIICTYMRPEPLATLLASVVEQTMYPDEILIIDGSTDDETGARFRESEIENLIYHKVPEASRGLTKQRNYGINRVDPSMDIVCFLDDDTILRDTYFERILDVYKKYPEALGVGGHIDNEVIWEQVNNENPSDINHFYYDGYRRTEGARFKLRRRLGLDADTVPGVLPKFGHGRSTGFLPPSGKIYEVKQLMGGVSSFLLSVLQTNKFSEYFEGYGLYEDADYTFRISKLGKLYVHTGANLGHYHAASGRPNRFQYGKMVTRNGWYVWRVMHPNPGFKNVIKWYMISTLLSKIRLINVITNSERKEAFTEYLGRTVGLLSLFINKPK